From a region of the Pogona vitticeps strain Pit_001003342236 chromosome 7, PviZW2.1, whole genome shotgun sequence genome:
- the LOC144584054 gene encoding uncharacterized protein LOC144584054 encodes MSSMGSQWSLWFGSSVLSVVELFEFVVDAAILTLIFFYRRLTAKTHKLTRPPKTPRASLTLENYRSVEEGVVSNHGEEKTSVPITAMTLEDDSASTCPKDGPLSCTKYSKHEVPELDSGVVLHGFKQKNEHCVDKGPNR; translated from the coding sequence ATGTCCAGCATGGGAAGCCAATGGAGTTTATGGTTCGGATCTTCTGTGTTATCCGTGGTCGAGCTGTTTGAATTCGTGGTGGACGCCGCCATCTTAACCCTCATCTTCTTCTACCGGCGGCTGACGGCCAAGACCCACAAACTGACTCGCCCGCCGAAGACCCCGAGGGCGAGTTTGACGCTGGAGAACTACCGGTCCGTGGAAGAAGGCGTGGTGTCCAACCACGGTGAAGAGAAGACCTCGGTGCCCATCACCGCCATGACGCTGGAGGACGACAGCGCCTCCACCTGTCCAAAGGATGGGCCTCTGTCTTGCACGAAATATAGCAAGCACGAGGTGCCGGAACTGGACTCGGGCGTCGTGCTTCATGGATTCAAGCAGAAAAATGAACACTGTGTGGACAAGGGTCCAAATAGATAA